One genomic window of Halovivax cerinus includes the following:
- a CDS encoding cohesin domain-containing protein, producing the protein MLLLGSVLVPAGGAVVGTTEPTDEPGGLTTADTARSNVTLSLVVDESTDESVTVTLETDASDVAGYGANVTFDPAVVTVDTVSGVDMSDPTTNVDNERGWVFVTQSQANGIDEPVLAEFTFAVEATGETTLSFEDDTTVNDGGTPPEELPVDLDGTTIAVEDDGSGGVGSGGTGSGGSGGDGPSGSGGDESDDADGGGTDDTDGADTGEDGGGASDGTDDAGGTDGDGDTDETDDADSDGDSDGTDAIDSLPGFGIVPALVAVCAALAAGTERN; encoded by the coding sequence ATGCTACTCCTCGGAAGCGTGCTCGTCCCCGCCGGCGGCGCCGTGGTCGGCACGACGGAACCGACAGACGAACCCGGTGGTCTGACGACCGCCGACACCGCCCGGTCCAACGTGACGCTCTCGCTCGTGGTCGACGAATCCACCGACGAGAGCGTGACGGTCACGCTGGAGACCGACGCCAGCGACGTCGCGGGCTACGGTGCGAACGTGACGTTCGACCCGGCGGTCGTAACGGTCGACACCGTCTCCGGCGTCGACATGAGCGACCCGACAACGAACGTCGACAACGAACGAGGCTGGGTGTTCGTTACCCAGAGCCAGGCGAACGGGATCGACGAGCCGGTGCTGGCCGAGTTCACGTTCGCCGTCGAGGCGACGGGCGAGACGACCCTCTCGTTCGAAGACGATACGACGGTGAACGACGGCGGGACGCCACCCGAAGAGCTCCCCGTCGATCTCGACGGAACGACGATCGCCGTCGAGGACGACGGATCGGGTGGAGTCGGATCCGGCGGGACCGGTAGTGGCGGTTCGGGTGGGGACGGACCCAGTGGTTCGGGTGGGGACGAGTCCGACGATGCCGACGGCGGCGGAACGGACGATACCGATGGAGCGGATACAGGCGAAGACGGCGGCGGGGCCTCCGACGGTACCGACGACGCAGGCGGTACGGACGGTGACGGCGACACCGACGAGACCGATGATGCCGACAGCGACGGGGACTCAGACGGCACCGACGCGATCGACAGCCTCCCCGGGTTCGGGATCGTCCCCGCACTGGTCGCCGTCTGTGCCGCGCTCGCTGCGGGGACCGAGCGCAACTGA
- a CDS encoding cohesin domain-containing protein — MVESTRLEVPSRYARCAVLLCAVLLVVCGAVLVPAASAHGGGSQAAIERAASTDSATEIPTLSLAASEGTDGGVSVSLETDAAVAGYQANVTFDPSVLVVDDVSGVDMADPVVNVDNENGWVFFTQSQATAVESPTLARIDFESRSAGETDVSFVTSDTRLNDESERVRVDLAGTSVDVDTDSTEDVTAEPAAFEYEPTELPTESVEAGTSVEIPVEVSNVGGTTDNYEVTLWNGDDSLATETELLSGGESATVQLTHTFTTPGTYDLSVNDENVGQLEVTGSESNASIPGFGVIGSLLGLSSLLIAARARRVR, encoded by the coding sequence ATGGTCGAATCTACACGCCTCGAAGTCCCGAGTCGATACGCCCGCTGTGCAGTACTCCTCTGTGCAGTACTCCTCGTTGTGTGCGGGGCTGTGCTCGTTCCCGCTGCCAGCGCACACGGAGGCGGGTCGCAGGCCGCCATCGAGAGAGCGGCGAGTACTGACAGTGCGACCGAGATTCCGACGCTCTCGCTGGCTGCCAGTGAGGGGACCGACGGCGGCGTCTCGGTCTCGCTCGAAACGGACGCCGCCGTCGCTGGCTATCAGGCGAACGTGACGTTCGATCCGTCGGTCCTCGTCGTCGACGACGTTAGTGGTGTCGACATGGCCGATCCAGTCGTCAACGTCGACAACGAGAATGGCTGGGTCTTCTTCACCCAGAGCCAGGCGACGGCCGTCGAGAGCCCCACGCTCGCGCGAATCGACTTCGAGAGCCGGAGTGCCGGCGAGACCGACGTTTCGTTCGTCACCAGTGATACGCGTCTGAACGACGAGAGCGAGCGTGTCCGAGTCGATCTCGCCGGGACGTCCGTCGACGTCGACACCGATTCGACCGAGGACGTGACCGCCGAACCAGCCGCCTTCGAATACGAACCGACCGAACTACCGACCGAGTCCGTCGAAGCGGGGACGAGTGTCGAGATTCCGGTCGAGGTCAGCAACGTCGGCGGTACGACCGACAACTACGAAGTGACGCTGTGGAACGGCGACGACTCGCTCGCGACCGAGACGGAGCTGCTGAGCGGCGGCGAATCGGCGACGGTCCAGCTGACCCACACGTTCACCACGCCCGGCACCTACGACCTGTCGGTCAACGACGAGAACGTCGGTCAACTCGAGGTGACCGGTTCGGAGTCGAACGCCTCCATTCCCGGGTTCGGGGTGATCGGGTCGCTACTCGGTCTCTCTAGTCTGCTGATCGCAGCCCGCGCCCGTCGAGTGCGCTGA
- a CDS encoding S8 family serine peptidase — protein MRQHTTRLVAVVFAALLVGAVFVPLGAATTVPVERQALDTTNAVDATPTQIDESLADESGDTRLFLYLPDIDASTRQAGPDAVVSALKSTAEETQGPALDELGEYDAVTVEDTFWIRNSVLVTADLDEIDLETLAGVKGVERILPAETLEIPDPVESSENDPEPLHDITYGIDMLNVHDVWDEFDVDGEGVRVAVADTGVYADHPDIELAAEDGWYDATGGSSTPVDSFGHGTHVSGTIAGGNASDVQIGVAPGVELANVRVCPGSTCDPAAIMESFEWAVETDSNILNFSLGGPPSGSYVEPVYNTMDAGTLVVAGAGNSGEGTVISPAAPYDSIAAGAVDENHTVADFSAGTLIEEGTFQGNWMDHWPDQYIAPDATTPGVDVYSADSPDGDMCDEGEYCEVSGTSMATPHMSGVAALVMSANPDLDPWEVKDVLVESTWKPDDWDPNDAQHYNPDTDRDSRYGTGIVDAYEAVSQVADPPGQAEFDVTIDGTNSPVAAGDELVVDVTVENLGDESGTQTIELADFDGTVVDSESVSLAAGDSTQLELGWSTTADDAGSGDVTVSSADHDDSAPVTIEADEPPEEGFIRVGEATVGEGETATVSLDTDLDAIAGYQARINYDPSVVDFVEADGVDIADPTVNDEDGTVTLSASQASGVDAPTLADLTFETVGSEGDATDLTFDQAFTQLNTEDEIVQPAEYLAGSIEVGADEPPAEGVIRLGNASASAGETATVALDTDLDGTAGYQARITYDASVFDFVEAEGVDLNDPVVNDEDGTLTLTQSQANGVDAPTLAELTFEAVGDEGDATDLTFDQAFTQLNTEDSTVEPSEYVDGALTIGDGGCALPGDVDGSGDVTSIDVTKTQQHIAGLDPGEFNADCGDLTGDGEITPADVTAIQQIIVGVAA, from the coding sequence ATGAGACAGCATACGACGCGACTCGTCGCCGTCGTGTTCGCCGCGTTGCTGGTGGGGGCGGTCTTCGTTCCGCTCGGAGCGGCCACCACCGTCCCTGTCGAGCGCCAGGCGCTCGACACCACGAACGCGGTCGACGCGACGCCGACACAGATCGACGAATCGCTCGCGGACGAATCAGGTGACACACGGCTCTTCCTGTACCTGCCGGACATCGACGCCTCGACGCGCCAGGCCGGTCCGGACGCGGTCGTCTCGGCGCTGAAGTCGACCGCCGAGGAGACGCAGGGGCCCGCACTCGACGAACTCGGCGAGTACGACGCCGTGACGGTCGAAGACACGTTCTGGATTCGAAACAGCGTGCTCGTGACGGCCGACTTAGACGAGATCGACCTGGAGACGCTCGCCGGAGTAAAGGGCGTCGAACGCATCCTGCCGGCCGAGACGCTCGAGATTCCGGATCCCGTCGAATCGTCCGAGAACGATCCGGAACCGCTCCACGATATCACGTACGGTATCGACATGCTCAACGTTCACGACGTGTGGGACGAGTTCGACGTCGACGGAGAGGGCGTTCGCGTCGCGGTCGCCGACACCGGCGTCTACGCCGACCACCCGGACATCGAACTCGCCGCGGAAGACGGCTGGTACGACGCGACCGGGGGCTCGTCGACGCCTGTCGACTCCTTCGGTCACGGCACGCACGTGAGCGGCACGATCGCCGGCGGCAACGCCTCGGACGTTCAGATCGGGGTCGCGCCGGGGGTCGAACTCGCGAACGTCCGCGTCTGCCCCGGCAGTACCTGCGATCCGGCTGCCATCATGGAATCGTTCGAGTGGGCGGTCGAGACCGACTCGAACATCCTCAACTTCAGCCTCGGCGGACCGCCTTCGGGCAGTTACGTCGAACCGGTCTACAACACCATGGACGCGGGGACGCTCGTCGTCGCCGGTGCCGGAAACAGCGGCGAGGGGACCGTCATCTCGCCGGCCGCACCGTACGACTCGATCGCGGCGGGCGCCGTCGACGAGAACCACACCGTCGCGGACTTCTCCGCCGGGACGCTGATCGAGGAGGGGACCTTCCAGGGCAACTGGATGGACCACTGGCCGGATCAGTACATCGCGCCCGACGCGACCACGCCCGGTGTGGACGTCTACAGCGCCGACTCGCCCGACGGCGACATGTGCGACGAAGGCGAGTACTGCGAGGTCAGCGGGACGTCGATGGCGACGCCGCACATGTCGGGCGTCGCCGCGCTGGTCATGTCGGCGAACCCCGATCTCGATCCGTGGGAGGTCAAGGACGTTCTCGTCGAATCGACCTGGAAGCCGGACGACTGGGACCCGAACGACGCCCAGCACTACAACCCCGATACCGATCGCGACTCCCGCTACGGTACGGGCATCGTCGACGCCTACGAGGCAGTGAGCCAGGTCGCCGATCCCCCGGGACAGGCCGAGTTCGACGTCACGATCGACGGGACGAACTCGCCCGTGGCGGCCGGCGATGAACTGGTCGTCGACGTGACCGTCGAGAACCTGGGTGACGAGAGCGGGACGCAGACGATCGAACTCGCCGACTTCGACGGGACGGTCGTCGACAGCGAGTCCGTCTCGCTCGCCGCCGGCGACTCGACGCAGCTCGAACTGGGCTGGAGTACCACCGCCGACGACGCCGGCTCCGGAGACGTGACTGTCAGCAGTGCCGATCACGACGATTCGGCACCCGTCACGATCGAGGCGGACGAGCCGCCGGAAGAGGGCTTCATCCGTGTGGGTGAGGCGACGGTCGGCGAAGGCGAGACGGCAACGGTCTCGCTCGACACCGACCTCGACGCCATCGCCGGCTACCAGGCGCGGATCAACTACGATCCGTCCGTCGTCGACTTCGTCGAGGCAGACGGCGTCGACATCGCCGATCCGACGGTCAACGACGAGGATGGAACGGTGACGCTGTCCGCAAGCCAGGCCTCCGGCGTCGACGCGCCGACGCTCGCGGACCTGACGTTCGAGACCGTCGGGAGCGAGGGCGACGCGACCGACCTCACCTTCGATCAGGCGTTCACGCAACTCAACACCGAAGACGAGATCGTCCAGCCAGCGGAGTACCTCGCTGGCTCGATCGAGGTCGGAGCGGACGAACCGCCGGCCGAGGGCGTCATCCGTCTCGGTAACGCGAGTGCGAGCGCCGGTGAGACCGCGACGGTCGCGCTCGACACCGACCTCGACGGAACGGCGGGCTACCAGGCTCGCATCACCTACGACGCGTCGGTCTTCGACTTCGTCGAGGCCGAGGGCGTCGACCTGAACGATCCGGTCGTCAACGACGAGGACGGGACGCTCACCCTCACGCAGAGTCAGGCGAACGGCGTCGACGCCCCGACGCTCGCCGAGTTGACCTTCGAAGCGGTCGGCGACGAGGGCGACGCGACCGACCTCACGTTCGACCAGGCGTTCACGCAGCTCAACACCGAAGACAGCACGGTCGAACCGAGTGAGTACGTCGACGGAGCGCTCACGATCGGCGACGGTGGCTGTGCGCTTCCGGGCGACGTCGACGGGAGCGGCGACGTCACGTCGATCGACGTGACGAAAACCCAGCAGCACATCGCCGGCCTCGACCCTGGCGAGTTCAACGCCGACTGTGGGGATCTGACCGGGGACGGCGAGATCACGCCTGCCGACGTCACCGCCATCCAACAGATCATCGTCGGCGTCGCGGCGTAA
- a CDS encoding S8 family serine peptidase — MNQNTTRLLALLLAVLMAGAVFAPLGAAAGDPVATSTDDAIANSSPATIHESLEDETGETELLLLLPDIAETARQGSEDEVIAALRSTADTTQGPVLDDLADVDGVTVENTFWIRNMVHVTADLDQVDLETLAAIDGVEAIEPNAETSLPEPVEVTEDVEPSGTAPTYGLEQIKAPQTWEDFGATGEGVRVVVADSGVAGDHPDIDMDDEDPWFDPEQGTSEPVDNHGHGTHVSGTVAGGDSSGTAIGVAPGAEIAGARACGQSCTVSNVIDSIQWAVDTDSDVVNLSLGFGLGSYADTVNNAMDAGTLIVASIGNSGEGTAGSPGAPWDSIASGATDENEDVTDFSGGQFLEQGDFNGNYLSHWPSDGYITPDIAAPGSQVLSAQPGGGYQEMSGTSMSSPHKAGAAAVILSANPDLGPREVKELMMETATKPDSWDPNSAQWYNEDTGRDSRYGTGIIDVYAAVEQAGGGAQGTIEGTVADESGNMMEGATVSMDGHSTDTDASGSFSMEVPTGEHTVTAEYPGYTSESQTVTVEEDQTTTVDFSLAESDGITVGVVSDGSYGDDVAGMIEGQLGSESVVESISSAEAIDGGHDVYVVQNIQDGNTQDFVDATSGSDTGVVYLDQWGDAPNGVSQLASVSSDVDGVDDGYDTGANGPNYAVQQSHPIVEGLGDSIEIHTGSDSDHAWVTGTTYDTIADVSVGGSSVGTGLAVDEDSATVLATSSGLNEYVGAGDHTDDSAMLLANAVTYLAGDDEEPPEPEGTISLGEAAGDAGDQVTVELDTDVADVSGYQAEITYDSSVVDFVGASGVDLDDPQVNDEDGSLGLAVSGSSGVDSPTLAELTFELTGSAGDATDLAFGEANTQLVAGGSIVEPAEYTAGSITVEDGGEDPPEEGFIRLGEATAGEGETATVSLDTDLTGIAGYQVRLDYDPSTVEFVEASGVDITDPTVNDEDGTLTLSASQTSGVDAPTLADLTFEVVGSAGESSDLTFDQAFTQLNTEDEIVQPAEYIDGSVTVGDSGCALPGDVDGDGSVTSLDATKTQQYIAGLDPGNFDEACGDLTGDGQISPADVTAIHQEIVGVTA, encoded by the coding sequence ATGAATCAGAATACGACCCGGCTGCTGGCACTCCTGCTGGCCGTACTGATGGCGGGCGCGGTCTTCGCCCCGCTCGGTGCGGCGGCAGGCGATCCGGTCGCGACGTCGACAGACGACGCGATCGCGAACTCGTCGCCAGCCACGATACACGAATCGCTCGAAGACGAAACTGGGGAGACCGAACTCCTCCTCCTGTTGCCCGACATCGCGGAGACGGCGCGACAGGGATCGGAGGACGAGGTGATCGCGGCGTTACGGTCGACGGCCGACACCACGCAGGGGCCGGTCCTCGACGACCTCGCCGACGTCGACGGGGTGACCGTCGAGAACACGTTCTGGATCAGGAACATGGTCCACGTGACGGCGGACCTCGATCAGGTCGACCTCGAGACGCTGGCCGCGATCGACGGCGTCGAGGCCATCGAGCCGAACGCCGAGACCTCGCTGCCCGAGCCAGTCGAGGTGACCGAGGACGTCGAGCCATCGGGCACCGCCCCGACGTACGGTCTCGAACAGATCAAAGCACCCCAGACGTGGGAGGACTTCGGCGCGACCGGTGAGGGCGTACGCGTCGTCGTGGCCGACAGCGGGGTCGCCGGCGACCACCCCGACATCGACATGGACGACGAGGATCCGTGGTTCGATCCGGAACAAGGTACCTCCGAACCCGTCGACAATCACGGTCACGGCACGCACGTCAGCGGGACGGTCGCTGGCGGCGACTCCTCGGGGACGGCGATCGGCGTCGCTCCCGGCGCGGAGATCGCCGGGGCGCGAGCCTGCGGTCAGAGTTGCACCGTCAGCAACGTTATCGACTCCATCCAGTGGGCCGTCGACACCGACTCGGACGTCGTCAACCTGAGCCTGGGCTTCGGCCTCGGCTCCTACGCCGACACGGTCAACAACGCGATGGACGCGGGGACGCTCATCGTCGCCTCGATCGGTAACAGCGGCGAGGGCACCGCGGGTTCGCCCGGCGCACCCTGGGACTCGATCGCGAGCGGTGCGACGGACGAGAACGAAGACGTCACCGACTTCTCCGGCGGACAGTTCCTCGAACAGGGCGACTTCAACGGTAACTACCTGAGCCACTGGCCGTCGGACGGCTACATCACGCCGGACATCGCGGCGCCCGGCTCCCAGGTGCTGAGCGCCCAGCCGGGCGGCGGTTACCAGGAAATGTCCGGTACCTCGATGTCCTCGCCGCACAAGGCCGGCGCGGCCGCAGTGATCCTCTCTGCCAACCCGGACCTCGGTCCGCGAGAGGTCAAAGAGCTGATGATGGAGACGGCCACGAAACCCGACTCCTGGGACCCGAACAGCGCCCAGTGGTACAACGAGGACACCGGCCGTGACTCGCGTTACGGGACCGGTATCATCGACGTCTACGCGGCAGTCGAGCAGGCCGGCGGCGGTGCCCAGGGCACCATCGAGGGAACGGTCGCCGACGAGAGCGGCAACATGATGGAGGGTGCGACCGTCTCGATGGACGGCCACTCGACGGACACCGACGCAAGCGGTAGCTTCTCGATGGAAGTCCCCACGGGCGAACACACCGTGACGGCCGAGTATCCCGGCTACACGTCCGAGAGTCAGACCGTCACGGTCGAAGAGGATCAGACGACGACGGTCGACTTCTCGCTCGCCGAGTCCGACGGAATCACCGTCGGCGTCGTCAGCGACGGCTCCTACGGCGACGACGTCGCCGGCATGATCGAGGGGCAACTCGGCTCCGAGTCAGTGGTCGAGTCGATCTCCTCCGCCGAGGCGATCGACGGCGGCCACGACGTCTACGTCGTCCAGAACATCCAGGACGGCAACACGCAGGACTTCGTCGACGCGACGAGCGGTAGTGACACGGGTGTCGTCTACCTCGACCAGTGGGGCGACGCACCCAACGGCGTCTCCCAGCTGGCCTCGGTCAGCAGTGACGTCGACGGCGTCGACGACGGCTACGACACGGGCGCGAACGGCCCCAACTACGCCGTCCAGCAGAGTCACCCGATCGTCGAGGGGCTCGGTGATTCCATCGAGATCCACACCGGTAGTGACTCCGACCACGCCTGGGTCACCGGTACGACCTACGACACGATCGCCGACGTCTCCGTCGGCGGTTCGTCCGTCGGCACCGGCCTGGCGGTCGACGAGGACAGTGCGACCGTCCTCGCCACCTCCTCCGGTCTCAACGAGTACGTCGGCGCCGGCGACCACACCGACGACTCCGCGATGCTCCTGGCCAACGCCGTGACCTACCTCGCCGGCGACGACGAAGAACCGCCGGAACCCGAGGGAACCATCTCCCTCGGTGAGGCGGCCGGCGACGCCGGCGACCAGGTGACCGTCGAACTCGACACCGACGTCGCGGACGTCTCTGGCTACCAGGCCGAGATCACCTACGATTCCAGCGTCGTCGACTTCGTCGGCGCCAGCGGCGTCGATCTCGACGATCCGCAGGTCAACGACGAGGACGGCTCGCTCGGACTCGCCGTCAGCGGCTCCAGCGGCGTCGACTCGCCGACGCTCGCCGAGTTGACGTTCGAACTCACCGGATCCGCCGGTGACGCGACCGACCTCGCCTTCGGCGAGGCCAACACGCAACTCGTCGCGGGCGGCAGCATCGTCGAACCCGCCGAGTACACCGCCGGCTCGATCACCGTCGAGGACGGCGGCGAGGACCCGCCGGAGGAGGGCTTCATCCGTCTGGGTGAGGCGACGGCCGGCGAAGGCGAGACCGCGACCGTCTCGCTGGATACGGACCTCACCGGAATCGCGGGCTACCAGGTCCGGCTGGACTACGATCCCTCGACCGTCGAGTTCGTCGAGGCGTCGGGCGTCGACATCACCGATCCGACCGTCAACGACGAGGACGGTACCCTGACGCTCTCGGCGAGTCAGACGAGCGGCGTCGACGCGCCGACGCTGGCCGACCTCACCTTCGAGGTGGTCGGCTCAGCGGGCGAATCGAGCGACCTCACTTTCGATCAGGCGTTCACGCAACTGAACACCGAAGACGAGATCGTCCAACCCGCCGAGTACATCGACGGATCGGTCACCGTCGGTGACAGCGGCTGCGCCCTGCCGGGCGACGTCGACGGTGACGGCAGCGTCACTTCACTCGACGCGACGAAGACCCAGCAGTACATCGCCGGTCTCGATCCGGGCAACTTCGACGAGGCCTGTGGCGACCTGACCGGTGACGGTCAGATCTCGCCCGCCGACGTCACCGCCATCCACCAGGAGATCGTCGGCGTCACCGCCTGA
- a CDS encoding dockerin type I domain-containing protein yields MVGSERQLTIHTDGDPSMNPNTTRVLAVSLALLLAGVLIAPLGAVAERPHASHTDVDETVTTLTTDESFLNRYDSAAGDPETGAPISVGVVGDGAYAGDVADLLADASGGDIEAEPVTGDEAIGSDHDVYVVQRIDDDAVEPFVDATSGGDVGVVYLDQFDEASGDANGVTQFASVSDAVGGVQGDYDPNESVDGPSYVVTSSHPIVAAYGVGDSIPIHTETFSDHAWITDTSFESIADVSVDGETRGIGLAVDEGSSTVLAASSGLNQYANATAQTDEAASVLANAVAHVGNADPEPPEEDVIRLANATAPAGESATVSLDTDIDGIAGYQARIEYDPAVVDFVAAEGVDIADPTVNDEDGTLTLSASQTSGVDAPTLANLTFETVGTAGESTTLAFDTGFTQLNTENEIVQPSAYLDGSIGVADDGGSDCDRPGDVDGDGQVISIDATLTQRYIAGYDPSGFDADCADLTDDGEITAADVTAIHQEIVGVSV; encoded by the coding sequence ATGGTCGGGTCCGAACGACAATTGACCATCCACACCGATGGCGATCCATCCATGAACCCGAACACGACGCGAGTGCTCGCCGTCTCACTGGCCCTGCTCCTCGCGGGCGTGCTGATTGCGCCGCTCGGCGCCGTCGCCGAGCGACCACACGCCTCGCACACGGACGTCGACGAGACGGTAACCACACTGACGACCGACGAATCGTTCCTGAACCGATACGACAGTGCTGCCGGCGACCCCGAGACGGGAGCCCCCATCAGCGTCGGCGTGGTGGGTGACGGCGCCTACGCGGGCGACGTCGCGGACCTGCTCGCCGACGCGTCCGGAGGCGATATCGAAGCCGAACCGGTCACCGGCGACGAGGCGATCGGGAGCGACCACGACGTCTACGTCGTCCAGCGTATCGACGACGATGCTGTCGAGCCCTTTGTCGACGCCACCAGCGGCGGCGACGTCGGGGTCGTCTACCTCGACCAGTTCGACGAGGCGAGCGGGGACGCAAACGGCGTCACGCAGTTCGCCTCGGTCAGCGATGCCGTCGGCGGCGTTCAGGGAGACTACGACCCGAACGAGAGCGTCGACGGTCCCAGCTACGTCGTGACGTCGTCACATCCGATCGTGGCTGCGTACGGGGTCGGCGACTCGATCCCGATCCACACCGAGACGTTCTCTGATCACGCCTGGATCACCGACACGTCGTTCGAATCGATCGCCGACGTCTCGGTCGACGGCGAGACGAGAGGCATCGGACTGGCCGTCGACGAGGGCAGTTCGACCGTCCTCGCCGCCTCCTCGGGACTCAACCAGTACGCGAACGCGACCGCCCAGACAGACGAGGCCGCGTCGGTGCTGGCGAACGCGGTGGCGCACGTCGGTAACGCGGACCCGGAGCCACCGGAAGAGGACGTTATTCGCCTGGCTAACGCGACCGCTCCTGCGGGCGAATCCGCGACGGTCTCGCTCGACACCGACATCGACGGGATCGCGGGCTACCAGGCGCGAATCGAGTACGATCCGGCCGTCGTCGACTTCGTCGCGGCCGAGGGGGTCGATATCGCCGACCCGACGGTCAACGACGAGGACGGTACCCTGACGCTCTCGGCGAGTCAGACGAGCGGCGTCGACGCGCCCACACTCGCAAACCTGACGTTCGAGACCGTTGGAACCGCCGGTGAGTCGACCACGCTCGCGTTCGACACTGGATTCACGCAACTCAACACCGAGAACGAGATCGTCCAGCCGTCGGCGTACCTCGATGGGTCCATCGGCGTCGCCGACGACGGTGGCAGCGACTGCGACCGTCCGGGTGACGTCGACGGCGACGGCCAGGTCATCTCGATCGACGCGACCCTGACCCAGCGCTACATCGCAGGTTACGATCCGTCCGGGTTCGACGCCGACTGTGCGGACCTGACCGACGACGGCGAGATCACCGCCGCCGACGTCACTGCCATCCACCAGGAGATCGTCGGCGTTTCCGTTTGA